One Solea senegalensis isolate Sse05_10M linkage group LG3, IFAPA_SoseM_1, whole genome shotgun sequence genomic window carries:
- the LOC122766685 gene encoding ras-related protein Rab-39B isoform X1, which yields MLPSLFLFMPCARTCTRISSALPHTYRAKEQTDRRNRRTRRFFIATFIIMEAIWLYQFRLIVIGDSTVGKSCLIRRFTEGRFAQVSDPTVGVDFFSRLVEIEPGKRIKLQIWDTAGQERFRSITRAYYRNSVGGLLLFDITNRRSFQNVHEWLEEARSHVQPHSIVFLLVGHKCDLEAKRQVTRQEAEKLAGAYGMRYIETSARDAINVEHAFTELTRDIFALVRSGDITIQEGWEGVKSGFVPNVVHSSEEVTKSDRRCLC from the exons AtgcttccctctctctttctctttatgcCGTGCGCGCGCACATGTACGCGCATCTCCAGCGctctcccacacacatacagagcgaaagaacagacagacagacggaacAGACGGACACGTCGGTTCTTCATCGCCACCTTCATCATCATGGAGGCCATCTGGCTCTACCAGTTCCGGCTGATCGTCATCGGAGACTCCACGGTGGGGAAGTCGTGTCTGATCCGCCGCTTCACGGAGGGACGCTTCGCGCAGGTGTCCGACCCCACGGTCGGCGTGGATTTCTTCTCCCGCCTCGTGGAGATCGAGCCCGGGAAGAGGATCAAGCTGCAGATCTGGGACACGGCGGGACAGGAGCGCTTCAG gTCCATCACCAGGGCTTACTACCGTAACTCTGTGGGCGGACTCCTCCTGTTTGACATCACCAACCGCCGCTCCTTCCAGAATGTTCACGAATGGCTGGAGGAAGCTCGTAGCCATGTCCAACCACACAGCATCGTCTTCCTACTGGTCGGCCACAAGTGTGACCTGGAAGCAAAGCGCCAG GTGACCCGTCAGGAGGCAGAGAAGCTAGCAGGAGCATACGGGATGCGCTACATCGAGACTTCGGCCCGTGACGCCATCAATGTTGAGCACGCCTTCACTGAGCTGACCAGAGATATCTTCGCCCTGGTGCGGTCTGGTGACATCACAATCCAGGAGGGTTGGGAGGGTGTGAAGAGTGGATTTGTCCCCAACGTGGTTCACTCCTCAGAGGAAGTGACCAAGAGTGACCGCCGCTGTCTCTGCTGA
- the zgc:162171 gene encoding ras-related protein Rab-38 — MQQQERLLKVLVIGDLGVGKTSIIKRYVNQVFSQHYRATIGVDFALKVLSWDNKSVLRLQLWDIAGQERYGNMTRVYYREAVGALVVFDMTRLSTFQAVLKWKGDLDSKVAQSNGKPVPAVLLANKCDQRPNGLCPKLPKLENFSRDYGFVGWFETSAKDNTNIDAAITCLVKNIMSVEDERASNEAGGAAAAGSVLVLPHFDYNTKEKGLSGCSGCPSLRKQRDSD, encoded by the exons atgcagcagcaggagcggCTGCTCAAAGTGCTGGTCATCGGCGACCTCGGTGTCGGGAAAACGTCCATCATCAAGCGCTACGTGAACCAGGTCTTCTCCCAGCATTACCGCGCCACCATCGGCGTGGACTTCGCCCTCAAGGTCCTCAGCTGGGACAACAAGTCTGTGCTGCGGCTGCAGCTGTGGGACATCGCAG GGCAAGAGCGCTATGGTAACATGACCCGTGTGTACTACAGAGAAGCTGTCGGGGCCCTTGTCGTCTTCGACATGACCAGACTGTCCACATTTCAGGCTGTCCTCAAATGGAAAGGAGACCTGGACTCAAAG GTCGCACAGAGCAACGGGAAGCCGGTTCCAGCCGTTCTATTGGCCAACAAGTGCGACCAGCGCCCTAATGGTCTGTGCCCCAAACTGCCCAAACTGGAGAACTTTTCCAGGGATTATGGATTCGTCGGCTGGTTTGAAACCTCCGCCAAG GACAACACCAACATCGATGCGGCCATCACGTGTCTGGTGAAAAACATCATGTCTGTGGAGGACGAGCGAGCCTCGAATGAAGCGGGCGGCGCGGCGGCGGCGGGCAGCGTTCTCGTTCTGCCACACTTCGATTACAACACCAAGGAGAAAGGACTCAGTGGATGTTCTGGATGTCCCTCACTGAGAAAACAGAGGGACAGTGACTGA
- the LOC122766685 gene encoding ras-related protein Rab-39B isoform X2 has translation MEAIWLYQFRLIVIGDSTVGKSCLIRRFTEGRFAQVSDPTVGVDFFSRLVEIEPGKRIKLQIWDTAGQERFRSITRAYYRNSVGGLLLFDITNRRSFQNVHEWLEEARSHVQPHSIVFLLVGHKCDLEAKRQVTRQEAEKLAGAYGMRYIETSARDAINVEHAFTELTRDIFALVRSGDITIQEGWEGVKSGFVPNVVHSSEEVTKSDRRCLC, from the exons ATGGAGGCCATCTGGCTCTACCAGTTCCGGCTGATCGTCATCGGAGACTCCACGGTGGGGAAGTCGTGTCTGATCCGCCGCTTCACGGAGGGACGCTTCGCGCAGGTGTCCGACCCCACGGTCGGCGTGGATTTCTTCTCCCGCCTCGTGGAGATCGAGCCCGGGAAGAGGATCAAGCTGCAGATCTGGGACACGGCGGGACAGGAGCGCTTCAG gTCCATCACCAGGGCTTACTACCGTAACTCTGTGGGCGGACTCCTCCTGTTTGACATCACCAACCGCCGCTCCTTCCAGAATGTTCACGAATGGCTGGAGGAAGCTCGTAGCCATGTCCAACCACACAGCATCGTCTTCCTACTGGTCGGCCACAAGTGTGACCTGGAAGCAAAGCGCCAG GTGACCCGTCAGGAGGCAGAGAAGCTAGCAGGAGCATACGGGATGCGCTACATCGAGACTTCGGCCCGTGACGCCATCAATGTTGAGCACGCCTTCACTGAGCTGACCAGAGATATCTTCGCCCTGGTGCGGTCTGGTGACATCACAATCCAGGAGGGTTGGGAGGGTGTGAAGAGTGGATTTGTCCCCAACGTGGTTCACTCCTCAGAGGAAGTGACCAAGAGTGACCGCCGCTGTCTCTGCTGA